TGATTAGTCATTGCTCGAGTGCGTCAAAACACAAGCTCTTTTGTCTCTGCAGGTCGAGCTATCACACAAATTGGAGGTGTTCCACTAGGCGTGGGCAAGGGCGTTATTCAAGGGGGGGGTACCGTTGCGGGTGGCGTCGCTCACGGCCTGGGTTCCGTCGGCGGGTTTGCTGGCCGCCGCATTGGCCTGATCAAGAAAAAGGACAAATCAACGGAAAAGGATATTGTTGCCGATTCTGTTAGTGgagcttcttctcccgTAGCTCCTGGCACCATAGCTGCTGGTGCCGACATTACTCCTGCTGTCAACGAAAGCTCTGGTGTTGCCGCAGGTCAAACTTCTGCTCCCGTCGGTGACAATCTCGATGGGGCCGTACCAGGTCACCATGCAACAACATTACCAGTAGGGGAAAGCGCTAGCCCTCAGGAGCCAGGGACACTTGGTGTGACCGTCGTTAGCGCTAAGGACCTCAAGAGTAATAGGGAAGGCAGTGCAAAACCTTACGTTCAGATCAAGGCAGGAGGGAAAACTGTGAAGACTGAACACCTCAAAGGCTCTGCCCCCGAATGGTGAGTACATCATCCGGCCGTGGCTCAAAGTTTTAATTCGCCCGCAGGAACGAAAGCTTTTCTTTCAACATAACTCCGAACACAAAGTCTTTCTTCGTGACTGTATGCGGTAAGGCTGTGTCGTCAACAAAAGTATGAATGGGACGAGCTGATCCGAAATCACTTCAGACCACCATACCCTTGGCAAAGATCCTGAACTTGGTGAGGCGGAAGTCGACATATGGAGACACATTCAACCGGCTGTAACCAGTGCCGACGTTTGGGTTGAGCTCAGTAACGGTACAGGCCTTTTGCGTTTGAAATTGGACTGGAACACTGGCCTTGCAAACCCTACACCCATGAGATTGGGATCCAGGATGAGGACACCTAGTGTCGGCTCTAAATCTTTGCCAGAGAGCCCTGGCCGATTCTCTATGAAGAAAAGTAAGGAATGAGGGTATACAGATTCGCTTGCTACACAAGGATGGTAATTTTGTTGGAATGAGGACGTACAGGATATATTTCTTCTATAAATGACCAAGCATATCTGTAATGGGACGCGAAACTTTGTGCGGTAACTGTCTCATCGCAGATGTGGTACTATTGCGTGATGGAGTGGTTGTTGATGCAAATGACGTTATGTGCTTTTAATACCATACATAGACAGCTTGTACAACTGATATAATCATTGTCATTTGCGTCCATGGACGCTGGAACTACAACAGCTGAGTACCAGTATCCATGAGCTTGAAAAAATCTGTAACCTTCCATGTCGCTCTAGATACAGATGTTTGTTGTTCTTTTGAGTGTCGTGCTGACGCAGTATCGACGGCTGGTACTGCCTCCATAGACTCGTCGTCATCTGAGCCAAACAAATCGTCATCGTCCACAATTTCGTCCTTATCTTTAGTAGGAGCTGCAGCTggctcatcatcttcgtAGTCGTCTCCCTCTTCGGCTTCGTCTACTCTCATTGCCCAATCCACCTCTTCTGCTCTTctctcaatctcttctttcatGGCTTTCACTTTCGTTCCGTCTCTTTCCATGATAAGCAGGATCCTTCGCCGAAGATCTTCCAGATCCATCTCAGACAGTGCTCTCAATTGGTCTTGAGTATGAGTATGCGAGGACGAGACATTGGGTCCCATCCCTTCAATCGAGTCATCCGCCGGCGCAGCGACAAGAGGTATGGTGTTGATGGCTTGGAAGAACGCGTCCTGGACCAGGGGTGTGATTTCAGATCCAGCACTGTCGGGAGGAGGCAGGGGAGTCAGAGGATGAACGAGATAATGTGAAAGAATAGGGGATTGTGGAGATGGTCTTTGAGAATAGCCGGTAACATAGGGGCGAGCAGGAGAGGCAGTTATTGTTGCCGAGAGGGCGTTGATTCGACCTAAGAGCAGAGAGTAACGCTGAAGCAACACGTCCCTTTTATTATAGTAGGCCAGTTAGGACCATAGAGGTGGATATTGAGGTGAATGGCTTACCAGCTGGGGATTGTACCATTATGGGCGCCATTTGCTACGAGTGTTTTGAGGGAATCGATGTCATTTATTGTTGTGGTAAGACGGGGAATAAGTGTGTTTATGGTGGGAAGGGGGATTGAGGGGGGTTGAGGTGGGTGGTAAATCTCTTGTGGGGGGCGATGCTGGTGCTGCATGACAAGTTGTAAGGGGATGAATTTAACCAATGCAACGAAGTTGAGATCATTACAcggatgatgatgagagaTGACTTCACGCAGAAATTGGGTTAATAAATGCCGATTTCTGCTGCAACTCCATTTTGGATTGGGATTGCCGAGCACCGACCGACCCGCCCCTTCGTTGCAATAACGAACGAAGTATACGTATGTAGTATTATTATTCAAGGCTGTGTTCTCtcacctcctcctcttcctcatccacCCTAATTCTCCCAGACTAAACATCTCAGAACTTTCCGTTCATCTATGCCACCACAATTTATCCCTCATCCAATCGCGATGATACCGCATGATCACTACCAACTCTTATGTGTTTATTCTACGGTCGATTGTTCCACTACAGTTATATACTCCGCCCATGCCTTTTGCCCTTCTATTGGGACTTCGTTCCCCGATTGTGCCCATCGCATACTAGAATCGTAAGATATAATGTAACGTCTCCTTGAGTCATCAATTTTAGTCAATTTTGATTATATTACTGTATTTGTTACAAGTACATGCCAAAAAAGCACACCCATCTATTTACCTTTTactcttttcctctctctttcaAGAGCCACCTCAACTGCACCAAGAGTAGGGGCAAGCACCTATTGAGTACGCATGTCAAATTTTGTTTTATGCCAAGGACAAATGTAACGATACCTTCCTGACCCTCTCTGGATCGAAACCAGTGATCTGCGCGGTTTGTACAATTGCCTCAATTTTGGTTGAAGTATTCTTCAGATAACTAGCCATCTTGGCGGCCTTGGCATCTTTAGCACCTGGGGTTTGCCCACCGAGCGCTCCTGGGACAGAGGGTAGAATGGCTGACCAGTATTGTCGCAAAAACTCGGTTGCCGAATTATGGCAAGACCGAATTTGTTCGAAAAGCATCTCTGGGAAGGCAGCTGCAAATCAAAATAAACATATGATGGGTTGCACGAAGAGATGGGCACTCACGCAGCACAGCATTTTCCGCATTGGCCCGCGACCACATATCTCTCACGGCGGCCAATGCAGCAGCCTGACCATCCCTCTGTTTAGCGAATGCCTCATATGCTGGATTTCTCCGACTTTCGTCGTCGTCGATAAACGGACCGGGATTGGCCAAGCAGACGCTGGAGAAATCAGGCGCGCTGTCACGTAAAATAGAAGCGGACTCAGTGGCCATAGCCAAGAGCTCTGAGTCAGAGTGCCCGAGGAGAATGCCCGTAGGAGCTAATTTGTCGTCCCCTTCGTCCAAGGCGGCAGCATTTTCAACGTCTAGAATGATAGCTGGAGTCGTTGAAGGGTCATGAAGATCTTCGAGATTGATTTCTTCATATATATCAATGTCCTGCGGCGAACTGCGTCAGAAAGGTCGGTAGAAAAGAAACGATTGCCTACCCCGCCATAAGCGCTATTTCGAATAGTCTGCCCAGCATTCCTATTACAAACTATTATTTTGATTTCGAAACAAAGAATAACATTTACTTACGCAGCGCGAAGCAATTTTTTAGAATGATCATTGAATCGTCTGATTAGAGGAAGAGCACTTCGTTCCCGCCCTGCTTGCATTGTGACGTCCCGGATAGAAGAAGCCTGCAAATGAAAATTTAGAGAACGACAATGGCCATTACCAAGTCTTGTCTTCCTTACCTCTCCATGATCCTCCTCTGTTGCTGCTAAATCAAGATATCGTTCCACGCCATCTCTATCCGGCATGGGTTGCCTCGGCTGCAGATCTTTACAAACACAGTTTAATCGTCAGCTTTCAAAGGCAAACATGTACCAGCTTTCTTTTACCCACTCCAATCCGGCTCCTCCAGATACTGGTCAAAGATGTCATCCTTTTTCCTTGAAATCTCATCATTGGCAGATTTTCGCACACTGGCACGATGTCGTTCCCATAGCTGTGATGTGAAATACCTAGACCAGAACTCGGTTTCGCTAATCTGCCTCAATGATAAGCAAGGTATATTCAGTCTAAATTATGCATCTGTGGGCTTACCCCGGGGACATATCTCGCATAAGCGTCCTGAACGACGGGAAATTCTTCAAATATTTCTCTTGTTAATTCTTTTGAGAGCTTTAATATGACCGGCCCATTATCGGCTTGTTTGATACCGACACCCGTTCCTCCAGTAGTCTTGCCTCTCCTTCCTGCATCGAGATCGAACCGGTCGTCTAACAGTCTAGAAGGTCTACCAGGCTTCTGCGCATACGCCATTTCCTCTGCTTGAATGAGCGCCTGATGATACAATAAGCTTAGTAAGGAGACCCAGAAATGTGAAAGAACTCGTCTCACCTCCCTACCCTCCCAGAACTCCTCTTCAGTGATTTGCCTTCCCAACACTAGATCACGATGTAACATCCGTAAAGCGTCATTCTTTTCCAGTACCCTCTGCCTCAACGTGTTGTACTTTCTCCTCTGCGATCTTACTGCAGGAGGTAAAGGAGACGATTCAGCTGACGCGGCGGAAAGGCCCATAGGGGTCATCTCATTCATCTTTCGCTTTCCTTTCGCGACATCCGACATAGCTGCAACCGTTGCTGCACTAGGAGTGTTCGGGGTCGTGGCAGATCCCGGAGTATCGGGGGTTGATGCAGTGGGATTCTTATTTACGGCGACAAATGGTATGAGAATGTCTTGCACAGCTTTTCTGTCATCTTCTCTACTGCTGGCATTGGTGAAAACGAAAAGAAGACCTCCTGGGGGCACATTTTCTTTGAAGAGTATCTTGAGACTGACGCGCTCTTTTCCAGGTTTACTTGCTAACATATCTGGGTGTATTGTAAGGTAATGAAAGGGCACTTTGACCTCAGCttggaaaaaaaaacccACTGATGGCCCTATTCATGGCCTGACTTTGACGATCCATAGCATCCTTGACCTTTGGAACCCATACTATATGGGTTGACGTAAGACTGAGTGTTCCCGGGGTCTTCTTGAAGTCAACATCGTACTTCTGTGTTGCCGAGGATTCGCCTGTCATTGTATCGGAAATTGATGTATGAGAGATTGTGACCACGAAAATGAGCTAATGCGCTAGGTAATTGAAGACATAACGAACAACGGGTCTATTAGCAAGTAATATACCGACTGGAATGGTGGAGGTTATGTCATTTAGCTCCGTAACGCTCTGATTTCTATTTGACGGAAGCTAATTTCTAAAAGAATAAGTAAGAATATGCAAACTGCACTTAAATATAAATAATTAAGTCGCAATTAATACATACCGGCCGCGCAGGACGTAGACGTGGGTATCAGTGAGTATCGATCGATTAACCTTGCGACTACTTTTAGCTTACACCGCCTATTCAGGTGCACCAGACTTTTGCCGGGTCGCATCTCCTACCATACTGACCTGGCGAACTAGTCGCCAAATAGATCAAATACGTCACATGACAACATACAGATGGACAAAAGACAGACCTATTCATCTTGATTGACATTGATAGTTAATGGCAATTCTAATTGGAGCGTGATAGAACCATATATGTACGTATGATTGATGAAAAACAAATGACTGAAGTAATCCACAGCTAGCCAAATATATGGTATGATAACTCTGAGGAATCAAACACATGTGTTAGGACAGAAGACTTCTGCAACACTCCTGCAACGTATAATGATTGTTGCCGAACGACGCTATCCGTAATCTGTGTCTATGGACATAGCAAGAACATCAGCGGGTCCTATTATTGATGATATTTTCACTACTGACACTTGGATGCTGTTGATTCATACATTACTGATGCCAGCATTACGGTGCTTTGTTGAAGTGGAATGCATGATGCCGCTGCAAGAAATCAGTATTACTTGCGTACTATGTATTTAGCTGCACGCACAGTGCTCGAAGGAGGTCATTACCGCTCTGGCAGTTTCGGAGAGTGGTGCTATATGTACGGCAAGTCGAACGAACTCGCACATGTTCCGAAGGCGTGAGCTGTTGGAACCTGTTAGAAGGCTTTCTAATGGAAAACATTGCTGTACTGACACATGACATGACAAAGGCTACCCATACGTAAGGGATTGGGCGAGTCAGCGGTATAACATAAGGAAATTCTACTCACTTAGATGGGCTTTACCAATGGAAGATGTGGCAATCGTAACGATTCCAGGTGTACGCCTAAAAGAATGTGAGAGCATGTAAGACCAGAGAGATTGCAGTAACTTACCCGTCATCCTGTCGACAAATAGCCTCCACATACTTAACGAAGCTTGCCCGGCCTCCTTCGGTCAAGGCGATCTTGGCAAGGTTCACTCCATGATGGGTGGTAGCAACTGGTGGGTACGAGTTTATGATTGCCTCGCACGTCTGTTTATAGAAATTGGGATAGCTAACTAATTTTGTGATCGCAAAGCTACAAATGTCGCCCTCCTCAATCATTGGACTGCAAATCACCTTAACATCGTACTCACTGGCCAAATTGGTTGTTGGAAATATGCGCTATATCTTCCAAAATCTTCATTCTTTGTTAGCCAATCCTCGCAAATCCAG
This DNA window, taken from Cryptococcus gattii WM276 chromosome C, complete sequence, encodes the following:
- a CDS encoding Hypothetical Protein (Similar to TIGR gene model, XP_569617.1) — encoded protein: MTGESSATQKYDVDFKKTPGTLSLTSTHIVWVPKVKDAMDRQSQAMNRAINMLASKPGKERVSLKILFKENVPPGGLLFVFTNASSREDDRKAVQDILIPFVAVNKNPTASTPDTPGSATTPNTPSAATVAAMSDVAKGKRKMNEMTPMGLSAASAESSPLPPAVRSQRRKYNTLRQRVLEKNDALRMLHRDLVLGRQITEEEFWEGREALIQAEEMAYAQKPGRPSRLLDDRFDLDAGRRGKTTGGTGVGIKQADNGPVILKLSKELTREIFEEFPVVQDAYARYVPGISETEFWSRYFTSQLWERHRASVRKSANDEISRKKDDIFDQYLEEPDWNLQPRQPMPDRDGVERYLDLAATEEDHGEASSIRDVTMQAGRERSALPLIRRFNDHSKKLLRAANAGQTIRNSAYGGDIDIYEEINLEDLHDPSTTPAIILDVENAAALDEGDDKLAPTGILLGHSDSELLAMATESASILRDSAPDFSSVCLANPGPFIDDDESRRNPAYEAFAKQRDGQAAALAAVRDMWSRANAENAVLPAFPEMLFEQIRSCHNSATEFLRQYWSAILPSVPGALGGQTPGAKDAKAAKMASYLKNTSTKIEAIVQTAQITGFDPERVRKVLAPTLGAVEVALERERKRVKGK
- a CDS encoding Hypothetical protein (Similar to TIGR gene model, INSD accession AAW42324.1; CNC03140), which encodes MVGRWADLVCTNEILEDIAHISNNQFGHFAITKLVSYPNFYKQTCEAIINSYPPVATTHHGVNLAKIALTEGGRASFVKYVEAICRQDDGRTPGIVTIATSSIGKAHLKSLLTGSNSSRLRNMCEFVRLAVHIAPLSETARAVMTSFEHCACS